Genomic DNA from Erythrobacter aureus:
TGCAGCGCGGCCAGCACTCCCATGGCAAGGAACATGCCGCCGCCGCCGAAATTCCCGACGAGATTGAGTGGCGGTGTCGGCGGGCCGTCAAACGGCCCGATCGGAAAGAGCCCGCCGCTCAGAGCAAGATAATTGATGTCGTGCCCGGCTTTCCGGCTGAGCGGCCCATCCTGCCCCCACCCGCTCATGCGCGTATAAATCAGCCGTTCGTTCAGGCTGCATAACTCGTCGGGACCCAACCCCAGGCGCTCCATCGTGCCGGGGCGATAGCCTTCGATGAGAACATCGGCTTTGCGGACGAGGTCGAGGACCAGATCACGCCCCCCTTCCGATTTGAGGTCGAGCGAGATGGTGGGTCTTCCCCGGAAAACGAAATCGAATTTGGCATCTCCGCCCAATGGATTGATCGTTCCGGCGCGTTGAATGCGAATGCATTCGGCTCCGAGATCGGCGAGCAGCATCGCCCCGAACGGGGTAGGCCCCAGCCCGGAGAATTCGAGAACCCTCATCTCGGCCAGAGGCATCGGCCCCTTCGCCTCCGAATTGACCGCATCGGCCTGCATTTCGCTCATGTCGTCTCCCAAGAATATTCCCGTAAGTTGAAAAATATACTAGCCAGTATATGCTTTGCCTGTCACTATTCCAAAAGACGACCCGCGAAAAGCGGGCATCGACAGAGGAGAGGATTCGAGATGGGAAGCGTCATACCCAGCGAGCTACGGTTCACCCGAACCGAACGTGTCACCATGGGCCAACCGGCGGCAGATGCCCTGCTGGATCAAGCACAGGCCATGAATTGCCGGAAAGTATTTCTCATCGCCTCCTCTACCCTGAGGGAGAAGACCGAGGAAATCTCCAAGATCGAGAAGGCCCTCGGCTCGCGCCATGCGGGGACGTTCAGCGGCATAGCACCGCACGCCCCGCGCGCCGATGTGCTTGCAGCCACCGAGGCCGCGCGTGATGCCGGTGCCGATCTTATCGTATCGATCGGCGGCGGGTCGGCGACCGATGCGGCCAAGATCGTCAGCCTGCTCGTCAAGCATGACGTCCGCACGGTGGAGGATTTCGAACCCCTGCGCACCTATGTCAGCGAAGAGGGCGAGGTCATCAATCCGATCACGGTTGGCCCCGACATTCCGGTCATCTGCGTGCCGACCACATTATCCGGCGGGGAATTCAACGCTCTTTCGGGCTGTACCGACGAAGGCACCCAGCACAAGCAGGCCTACGAGCATCGCGACATGGCACCGGTCATGGTGGTGCTGGACCCCGCGATCACGATGCACACCCCGCATGGCTCTGGCTTTCCACCGGCGTTCGTTCGGTGGACCATGCCATCGAAACGCTGTCCTCCGACAAATCCAACGATTTCGCCGATGGGCTTGCCGAAAGCGCGCTCAAACTGCTGGTCGAAGGCCTCCCCGGGTCAAAGCCGATCCGAATGATCTGGAGGCGCGCCTGAAATGCCAGATTGGCGCCTGGCAATCGATGATCAGTATCATCGGGGGCGTGCCGATGGGGCCAGTCACGCGATCGGCCACATTCTGGGCGGGACATGCGATGTGCCGCACGGCCACTGTTCGTGCGTCATGGCGCCTTACGTCCTCCAATGGAATGCGGAATATGACGATAGCCGCCAGCATCGCACGCTGGCCATTCTCGGCAACACGCATCCTACCGCGGCACAAGCGCTGGACGCCTTCATTCGCGGGCTCGGCATGCCCCGCACGCTGGGCGAGGTCGGAGTGGACCAGGCGCAATTCCGGCAAATCGCCGAATACACGCTGCTCGACATCTGGGGCCGGACCAATCCGCGCCCGGTGAGAACCGCCGACGACGTAATGCAAATCCTGAATCTGGCAGCTTGAGGGGGCGGTATGACCAAACAACGCGATTTCACCGATCCACGCGTTCCGAACCGCGACGAGTGTGTCCTGCGATACCTGCTCGACAAATGGGCGGACGAGCGGACCGACAAGGCGCATGTCGTCTTTGCGGACGGAGAGGAATGGACCTTCGGCGAATTGCAGGAGAAGGTCCGCGCCAAGGCCGCCGGCCTTCGCGAACTCGGCGTTCGGCAGGGAGAACACGTTGCCGTGTGGCTGCCCAACGGACGGGAAGCGCTGATCGCCTTTTATGCGATCAACTATATCGGCGCAGTGTTCGTGCCCTTCAACACGGCCTATCGCGGCAGCCTGTTGCAGCACGTGATCGCGAATTCGGGTGCCCGCTTCCTCCTGGTACATCCGGACTTGCTTCCTCGCCTGTCGGAAATCGATCTCGCCAAGGTGGAGAGGTTGGTGGTGACGACGGACAACCAGCCATCTTCCGCACCGCGGCCGGTCACGGCGTTCGGCAGCCTTTCGGGCGATCCGCAGGACCCCCTCCCGCTGGAACGGCCGATCGAACCGTGGGACATCCAGTCGATCATCTACACCTCCGGCACCACGGGGCCGTCCAAGGGGGTCCTGTCCTCCTATCTGCACATGTTCTCCAATGCCGGCCCCGAATCCTGGCCGATGGTGGGCGAGGACGATCGCTATATGTGCGTTGCCCCCATCTTCCATATCGGCGGGATGGGGCCGCCCTTCGTCATGCTCGCCCGTGGCGGTTCGGTGGCGATGATCGACAATTTCTCGACCGACGAATTCTGGGCGGTGGCCAAATCGACCAAATCGACCGTGGTCTTTCTGTTGGGCGTCATGGCCACCTTCCTGCTGAAAGCCGAACCGGGCCCGGCAGATCGCGATCACACGGTCAAGAAGGCTTTCATGGTGCCACTGACCGGAGACGCGCCCGCCTTCACCGAACGGTTTGGCATCGACATCTATACGATCTTCAACATGACGGAGATTTCATCTCCGGTCGTGTCCGAAGCGAACCCGACCAAGATCGGCACCTGCGGGAAGCCCCGAAGTGGCGTCGAGGTGCGGCTGGTCGACAAGAACGATTGCGAAGTTCCGGTCGGCGAAATCGGCGAAATGCTGGTCCGCACCGATCGTCCGTGGGCAATGAACAGCGGCTATAACGCCAATCCCGAGGCCACCGCAGAAGCCTGGCGCAACGGATGGTTTCATACCGGAGACGCCTTTCGCCGCGACGAGGATGGCTATTTCTATTTCGTCGACCGCGTGAAGGACGCCATCCGCCGCAGGGGCGAGAATATCTCCTCTTTCGAAGTCGAAGCCGATGTGTGTCGTCACCCGGCGGTGCGTGAAGCCGCTGCCATTGCCGTCCCCAGCGAGTATTCGGAAGACGAGGTCATGGTGGTCGTCGCACCGGTTCCCGGCCAAGCGATCGATCCGCGCGAACTGGCCGAATTCCTGATCGATACCATGCCGTATTTCATGGTGCCCAGATACATTCGTCTGCTCGACGAACTACCCAAAACGCCTTCGGCGAAGGTCATGAAAACCGAACTGAGGGCGGAAGGGATCACCGAAGACACTTGGGACCGTGAAGCCGCGGGCCTGCGCGTCAGGCGCGAAAGTTTCGGCGAATGAACCGTCTCGCCACCGAAATCCAGACAGCAGCAGGCTGCCCAAAACCATAGGACATTCCTTTCATGAACCATCCTTTCACGCACCGCCCGGTCTCTCCAGCCGATGCGGATCGAGAACTCCTGCGAGAGGGTATCGCCAAGGCCAATATTCCGGCTCTTCTGCTGGTTCTCTACCAGATGACGGGCGAGGAGCGCTGGCTGAACGAACCCTATGCTCCCAAGCGTTCGCCCGGGCTCGACGACAATGACAGCGGCCAGTTGCCCGAGAATATCCAGAACGAAATTCGCAATGCCGCAAGCGCCGCCATCGACGCATGGCTCGAAGGCCGGGAACTCGCCGTTCCGCGTCCCGACAACCGGCGCCTCGCGGAAATGTTGACCGTCGCCATGACCGAACATGTACCGCAGGAATATGGCGACATCATCGCTGCGGGCATGGAGTTCGACGAAGCGGAAAACGAGGCCGACACTGTCATCCCTGCCCACAAGAGTGCGATTGTCATCGGCGGCGGTGTCTCGGGCATTTGCGCGGGTATCGAGCTTCAGAAGCTGGGCGTTCCCTACATTCTGTTCGAAAAGAACGAGGACTTCGGCGGGACATGGTTCGAAAACAAATATCCCGGATGCGGAGTGGACACGCCGTCCCTGACCTACACCTTCTCGTGCCGACCGAACGACTGGTCGATGTATTTCCCGCTGCGCGATGAAATCGAGGAGTATCTGCTCGACACGGCGAAAGAGTTCGACCTCTATGAAAGCGCGCGGTTCCAGACCCATGTGGAGGAGGCCCGCTGGAACGAGCAAACCGGCAAATGGGATGTGACCGTCACCACGCCGCAGGGCAACCGCGAAACCCATAGCGCCGACTATTTGTTCAGCGCGGTCGGCATCCTCAACACTCCCAAATATCCGAAGATCGACGGCCTCGATGATTTCCGGGGCGATGTCTACCACACCAGTTGCTGGCCGGACGATGTCGACCTGATGGACAAGCGGGTGGCGGTAATCGGCAATGGCGCCTCGGGCATGCAGGTCGCCCCCGCGATTGCCGACGAGGTGGAAAGCCTGACCATCTTCGCCCGGTCCAAACAATGGGCGGCACCTTTCCCGCAGTTTCGCAAGACCATTCCCGAAGGTGTCCGCTATCTCATGCAGGTGGTTCCGCTATATCGCGCATGGCTGGAACAGCGTTTGTCCTGGACCTTCAACGACCGTGTGCATGGCACGCTGTTCCGCGATCCCGAATGGACCCACCCCGACCGTGCGGTCAACGAGATCAATGACGGTCATCGCCGTGCATTCACGCGCTATGTGAAGGAGCAGTTGGCGGACAGGCCCGATCTCATCGAACATGTGCTGCCCGATTACCCGCCCTTCGCGAAGCGCATGCTGCTGGACAATGGATGGTACCGGACCATCAAGAAAGATAACGTGGAGCTCATTCCCGAGCATCTCGCGAAGATCGAGGGCAAGACGCTGTATTCATCTTCCGGCAAGAGCGTGGATGCCGATGTTATTATCCTCGCCACGGGTTTTGAGACGACCCAAGTGCTCGGATCCTACGACATCGTCGGTCGTGAAGGGCAGCTTCTGCACGACAAATGGGGCAAGGACGACGCAGCCGCCTATCTGGGAACGCTGGTCCCCGGTTTTCCAAACTTCTTCATCCTTCTCGGCCCCAATGTCGGCTCCGGTCACGGCGGCAGCATGATCCGTAACATCGAGAACCAGATGCACTTCGCCGGAGAAGTGGTGCTTTCCGCAAGCGAGCACGGCGCGCGAACCGTGGAGGTCCGCGACGCGGTCTATGAGGATTACCTCCACCGGATCGACGAAGCCCATGAGAAGCTGGTCTGGACGCATCCTGGAACCGAGAACTGGTATCGCAACTCGAAAGGCCGCGTGATCGCCATCACCCCCTGGCGCAACGATGCCTTCTGGCGAATGACGCGCAAACCGAAGGAAAGCGATCTCGTTTTCAGCAGCGATAGCGCGGGGGCGGCCCACACGGCGAAGACGGGCTGAAATCCCGTCGACGCGCCCTGCACCCCCAAACCGACCCCGGACCGGCATCCCGCCGGGTCGGCCCGTCGGATACGGCAGCATGCCGGAGCTGCGCGAACGCAGCTCCGGTTGCAAAACGTCTTCGGGGCTATGTCGGCACAGGATTGAACCGATGATGCGTCAGGAGGCTACGCTCTCGATCCGGCGCGGAAGAGTGGGCGAAAATCCCCGCCGATACGCTCGACGAAAACCGAATGCGGGGCCGCGAAATGCGCGGGCACGATGCGGGCGCCCCGGTCGGCGGCACGCCCCAGTATCGCGCGCCGCGTCCGCACGGCTTCCTCCCGGTTCTCGCAATACACGCTGTTCCAGTCAGGCCGCTGAATTTGAACCGGGTGGTGCAGTATGTCCCCCGTGAACAGCGCGATTGCACTCTCGCTCTCCACTTCCAGGACCATATGCCCCGGCGTGTGGCCGGGCGAATCATGCGCGATCATGCCCTCGGCGATCGTCGCACCATTTTCGATCAGTTCCGCCTGTCCGGCAGCGATGATCGGCGCCACGCTGTCTTCGAAAACATTGGCGTTTACCGCCGCCCCTGTCAGCGAGCGGTAGGTTTCCTTTTCGGGATTCCACGCCTCTTCATCCAGAGCGGGGAAATAATAGGTCGCGTTGGGAAATGTCGGTTCCCACGCATCCCCGATTAGCCTGGTGTTCCAACCGACATGATCGATATGAAGATGGGTGCAGAAGACCTTGTCGATGTCCTCGGGGGTAAAGCCTGCCTCGCCCAACCGGTCGAGAAAATCGCCTTCCAGGTCGCCGAAAATCGGGATGCCTGGCCGCTCCTTGCGGTTTCCCGCTCCGGTATCGACCAGCACCCGCTGGGTCCCGGTATCGATCACCCAGCTCTGCAAATAGCCATAAACGAGCCCGGTGCGCAGAAAGTCCGGCACGATCCCGGTCCATCCTCCGGCGAAGACGCCGGGATCGTATTCCGCGAAGAGAGCGTCGGGCGGGCTGAACCCGCCCTGCCATTCCTCGATCCGATAGACCTTGTGGCGGCCTATCCTGAATGCCTCCAACATCCGATGTTCCCGCGACTCAGAAGTCGAAGCCGACGGTCACTCCGTAGGTTCTCGGCGGCCTGAGCGATCCGACCGACACGAAGCCGTAAAGCGGCGCGGTGATGATCGTGTTCGCCAAGGCGTATTTATCGAAGATGTTCTTGCCCCAGACGGATACCGACCATGTATCGCCGGGCGAGCGATACGTGACGCTGGCATTCGCCATGGCAAAGGCTTCTTGCCTTGCATCGTCATTGTTGAATTCGGTGAAGAAGACTTCGTCCTGGAAGTTCAGATCCGCCGAAAGATCGATGGCCCCATTGCCACCCATGTCGATCGTGTGATCGGCAAACAGGGCCACCGTGAACTCCGGCGCATTCGCCAAGCGGTTGCCGGAAAGGTCGGACAAGGCGGGATTGTCGGCACAGACGGGGAACTGCCTGCGCGTCGTATCGCCGGCTGCATAATAGCCATTGCAGAAATCGGTATATTCCGCATTCAGATATGTCCCGAAGAGGCGGAAGGTGGTGTTGGGAGCGGGACGGATCGTCGCCTCCACCTCAAGCCCGTAATTGCGGGCCGAAGCGGCATTGATCGTTTCGACGATGCTGTTCTCGTTGACGAAACCGACCTGCAGATTGGTGTAGTCGTAATAGAAGGCCGCAGCGCTGTAGCCGAAGGTTCCATCGGCAGTCTCGCCCCGCAGACCCAGTTCGTAACTCCACACGTCTTCCGGATCGATGACGGCGTTCAAGCTGCCGATGTTTACCACACCGGATTTGAAACCCTTGGTGACCTTGCCGTAGAGCAGCGTCCCGCCAGGGGTCTCATACTCGAGAACGAATTTGGGCGTAATTGCATCCCAGTCGCCGCTCTTGTCGGTCGGGATGTCGATACCCTGGGCATCGAAGGTGAAGCGCCCGGTGCCGGATCGCTTTTCCCAATTGTACCGCGCGCCAGCCGTGAACGACAGGCTGGGGGTAATATCGACAGTACCTTCCAGGTAAACGCCGGCGGCCTTCGTATCCACCGTCCCACGCTGGAGATAGTTGCCGCCATCGAAGAGATCGGGCGGCAGGTTGGTGCCGAGAACGATATTGAAATACCGGGCGAGATTGACCGTCGGCACCCTGACCTCGCCGAACAGCTCCTCTTCGAAATACATCGCCCCACCCAGCAGCGAGACGCTGCCCAGATCGGCCGTGAAGGTCAGCTCCTGGCTGAAGGATTCACTGTCCTCGGTATAGTTGTTCTGACCGAACGCATTCACATTGGTGACATCCAGATCGTTCCGGTTGAAGCGTTGGAACTTGCGATAGGCCGTGGTCGAAGTCAGCGTGAAGCTGCCCTTGTCGAGAGTCGCGATAGCCTGGACGCTGGTGCCTTTGCGATCGTTGATCGCGTCTTCGTTCGAATAGACATTCCGGTTGTCGACCCGCTGGCCGAGATTGGCATAGTAATCGTTGATCGTCTCTCCGCCCAATAGGGGACCGGGCAATGCCGCCTCGGGTGCCACCGTGGGGCCGAAATAGTGGAACGCGTAATTGTAATCGTCTTCCCGGAAATGGTCGGCCACCACCAGCAGTTCGAGATCCGGTGTGACATTGGCCCGAAGCGAGCCGCGCAAGGCATAGGCGTCCCTGTCGTCGACCGGGTTTCCGGTGACAAGGTTGGCCCCGTAGCCATCACGGCTTTCGTATTTTCCGGCCACCCGGAATGCCAATGCGTCGCCGACGATGGGTCCGCCCACGGCGCCTTCGAGCGTTATGGCATCGTAATTCCCATAGGTCGCCCGCGCATAGCCTTCGAAATACGATGTCGGCCGAGCCGTCACAATGTTGATCACACCGCCCGTCGCGCCGCGTCCATAGGTCGTGCCCTGCGGACCACGCAGAACCTCGATCTGCGCGATATCGTAGAATCCGCTCAACTGGGCCGCCGGTCGGCTGTTGATCGCGCCGTTCTGAAGGAACGCCACCGCGCCGTCGGCCCCCAGATCGATGCTGGTAAGGCCGATGCCGCGGATGAAGGTCCGATTGACGCCGAACTGATCCCCGACCGAGACATTGGGTATGGCCGCCGCAAGATCACCCGCATTCTCAATGCCGCCCGCGCCCACGGCAGATGCGTCGATCACCGAGATGGCGGCGGCGGTATCTTCCAGCGATTGACCCGACTTCGTCGCGGTGACGACGATCACATTTTCCGAACTGCCGCTCGATGCTGTCTGCGAATCGCCGTCTTGCGCCACTGCCTGACCGGCAGAGGCGAGCGAAACGACGGCGGTGGCCGCCAGCAATGCGCACTTGGTGCTCTTCTTCATTCTCTTCTCTCCCAAAATACCAAGCCTCTTAATTTCTACTGGCCAGTATACGTTTGCAAAATTCGGACCGATTCTGTTTCTGGTATGGTGTTAGTTCGTGGGTTTTTCGGCACCCGCTAAACGCAAGGCCGCCGTGACCAACTGGTCGATCACATCGTCGGCGGATCGCTGGCCGCCCGGCGAATACCAGGTC
This window encodes:
- a CDS encoding iron-containing alcohol dehydrogenase; protein product: MGSVIPSELRFTRTERVTMGQPAADALLDQAQAMNCRKVFLIASSTLREKTEEISKIEKALGSRHAGTFSGIAPHAPRADVLAATEAARDAGADLIVSIGGGSATDAAKIVSLLVKHDVRTVEDFEPLRTYVSEEGEVINPITVGPDIPVICVPTTLSGGEFNALSGCTDEGTQHKQAYEHRDMAPVMVVLDPAITMHTPHGSGFPPAFVRWTMPSKRCPPTNPTISPMGLPKARSNCWSKASPGQSRSE
- a CDS encoding iron-containing alcohol dehydrogenase; this encodes MPDWRLAIDDQYHRGRADGASHAIGHILGGTCDVPHGHCSCVMAPYVLQWNAEYDDSRQHRTLAILGNTHPTAAQALDAFIRGLGMPRTLGEVGVDQAQFRQIAEYTLLDIWGRTNPRPVRTADDVMQILNLAA
- a CDS encoding AMP-binding protein — protein: MTKQRDFTDPRVPNRDECVLRYLLDKWADERTDKAHVVFADGEEWTFGELQEKVRAKAAGLRELGVRQGEHVAVWLPNGREALIAFYAINYIGAVFVPFNTAYRGSLLQHVIANSGARFLLVHPDLLPRLSEIDLAKVERLVVTTDNQPSSAPRPVTAFGSLSGDPQDPLPLERPIEPWDIQSIIYTSGTTGPSKGVLSSYLHMFSNAGPESWPMVGEDDRYMCVAPIFHIGGMGPPFVMLARGGSVAMIDNFSTDEFWAVAKSTKSTVVFLLGVMATFLLKAEPGPADRDHTVKKAFMVPLTGDAPAFTERFGIDIYTIFNMTEISSPVVSEANPTKIGTCGKPRSGVEVRLVDKNDCEVPVGEIGEMLVRTDRPWAMNSGYNANPEATAEAWRNGWFHTGDAFRRDEDGYFYFVDRVKDAIRRRGENISSFEVEADVCRHPAVREAAAIAVPSEYSEDEVMVVVAPVPGQAIDPRELAEFLIDTMPYFMVPRYIRLLDELPKTPSAKVMKTELRAEGITEDTWDREAAGLRVRRESFGE
- a CDS encoding flavin-containing monooxygenase, whose amino-acid sequence is MNHPFTHRPVSPADADRELLREGIAKANIPALLLVLYQMTGEERWLNEPYAPKRSPGLDDNDSGQLPENIQNEIRNAASAAIDAWLEGRELAVPRPDNRRLAEMLTVAMTEHVPQEYGDIIAAGMEFDEAENEADTVIPAHKSAIVIGGGVSGICAGIELQKLGVPYILFEKNEDFGGTWFENKYPGCGVDTPSLTYTFSCRPNDWSMYFPLRDEIEEYLLDTAKEFDLYESARFQTHVEEARWNEQTGKWDVTVTTPQGNRETHSADYLFSAVGILNTPKYPKIDGLDDFRGDVYHTSCWPDDVDLMDKRVAVIGNGASGMQVAPAIADEVESLTIFARSKQWAAPFPQFRKTIPEGVRYLMQVVPLYRAWLEQRLSWTFNDRVHGTLFRDPEWTHPDRAVNEINDGHRRAFTRYVKEQLADRPDLIEHVLPDYPPFAKRMLLDNGWYRTIKKDNVELIPEHLAKIEGKTLYSSSGKSVDADVIILATGFETTQVLGSYDIVGREGQLLHDKWGKDDAAAYLGTLVPGFPNFFILLGPNVGSGHGGSMIRNIENQMHFAGEVVLSASEHGARTVEVRDAVYEDYLHRIDEAHEKLVWTHPGTENWYRNSKGRVIAITPWRNDAFWRMTRKPKESDLVFSSDSAGAAHTAKTG
- a CDS encoding MBL fold metallo-hydrolase produces the protein MLEAFRIGRHKVYRIEEWQGGFSPPDALFAEYDPGVFAGGWTGIVPDFLRTGLVYGYLQSWVIDTGTQRVLVDTGAGNRKERPGIPIFGDLEGDFLDRLGEAGFTPEDIDKVFCTHLHIDHVGWNTRLIGDAWEPTFPNATYYFPALDEEAWNPEKETYRSLTGAAVNANVFEDSVAPIIAAGQAELIENGATIAEGMIAHDSPGHTPGHMVLEVESESAIALFTGDILHHPVQIQRPDWNSVYCENREEAVRTRRAILGRAADRGARIVPAHFAAPHSVFVERIGGDFRPLFRAGSRA
- a CDS encoding TonB-dependent receptor, encoding MKKSTKCALLAATAVVSLASAGQAVAQDGDSQTASSGSSENVIVVTATKSGQSLEDTAAAISVIDASAVGAGGIENAGDLAAAIPNVSVGDQFGVNRTFIRGIGLTSIDLGADGAVAFLQNGAINSRPAAQLSGFYDIAQIEVLRGPQGTTYGRGATGGVINIVTARPTSYFEGYARATYGNYDAITLEGAVGGPIVGDALAFRVAGKYESRDGYGANLVTGNPVDDRDAYALRGSLRANVTPDLELLVVADHFREDDYNYAFHYFGPTVAPEAALPGPLLGGETINDYYANLGQRVDNRNVYSNEDAINDRKGTSVQAIATLDKGSFTLTSTTAYRKFQRFNRNDLDVTNVNAFGQNNYTEDSESFSQELTFTADLGSVSLLGGAMYFEEELFGEVRVPTVNLARYFNIVLGTNLPPDLFDGGNYLQRGTVDTKAAGVYLEGTVDITPSLSFTAGARYNWEKRSGTGRFTFDAQGIDIPTDKSGDWDAITPKFVLEYETPGGTLLYGKVTKGFKSGVVNIGSLNAVIDPEDVWSYELGLRGETADGTFGYSAAAFYYDYTNLQVGFVNENSIVETINAASARNYGLEVEATIRPAPNTTFRLFGTYLNAEYTDFCNGYYAAGDTTRRQFPVCADNPALSDLSGNRLANAPEFTVALFADHTIDMGGNGAIDLSADLNFQDEVFFTEFNNDDARQEAFAMANASVTYRSPGDTWSVSVWGKNIFDKYALANTIITAPLYGFVSVGSLRPPRTYGVTVGFDF